The proteins below come from a single Vitis vinifera cultivar Pinot Noir 40024 chromosome 9, ASM3070453v1 genomic window:
- the LOC100261724 gene encoding uncharacterized protein LOC100261724, which yields MLHTKSESDITSLAPSSPSRSPKRPVYYVQSPSRDSHDGDKSSSMHATPIYNSPMESPSHPSFGRHSRNSSASRFSGIFRSSSGRKGSRKRNDKGWPECNVIVEEGNYDELEHKGFSRRFQALIALTSFVLLFTVFCLIIWGASRPYKAEVTVKSLTVNNIYAGEGSDSTGVPTKMLTLNGSLRISVYNPATLFGIHVSSTPINLVYSEIVVATGQLKKYYQPRKSRRTVSVILEGTKVPLYGAGSSLAVSNNNNVVEYPFTLEFEIKSRGDVVGKLVRTKHKRKVSCPLVIDSIRTKPIKFKRNTCAYD from the exons ATGTTGCATACAAAATCAGAGTCCGATATCACTAGTTTAGCCCCATCTTCTCCTTCTAGGTCCCCCAAGAGGCCAGTGTACTATGTACAAAGTCCTTCAAGGGACTCCCACGATGGGGACAAGTCTTCATCAATGCACGCCACTCCAATCTATAATAGTCCTATGGAGTCTCCTTCACACCCTTCTTTTGGGCGCCACTCTAGGAACTCTTCTGCCAGTAGGTTTTCAGGGATTTTCAGGTCTTCTTCAGGGAGGAAGGGGAGCCGGAAAAGGAATGATAAGGGGTGGCCTGAGTGTAATGTGATTGTGGAAGAGGGGAATTATGATGAACTTGAGCACAAGGGGTTCTCTCGGCGGTTCCAGGCCTTGATTGCTCTCACTAGCTTTGTTCTTCTCTTCACTGTCTTTTGCCTGATTATATGGGGAGCAAGCAGGCCTTACAAAGCTGAGGTTACTGTGAAG AGCTTGACAGTGAACAATATCTATGCTGGGGAGGGCTCAGACTCCACTGGGGTCCCAACAAAGATGCTGACACTGAATGGCTCATTGAGGATCAGTGTGTACAACCCTGCTACATTGTTTGGCATTCATGTCAGCTCCACCCCCATCAATCTTGTCTACTCAGAGATTGTTGTCGCAACTGGCCAG TTAAAGAAATACTATCAGCCCAGAAAGAGTCGAAGGACGGTGTCGGTGATCCTGGAAGGAACCAAGGTCCCCCTATACGGGGCTGGATCCAGTTTAGCAGTCTCCAACAACAACAATGTGGTTGAGTATCCATTCACATTAGAGTTTGAGATCAAGTCAAGGGGAGATGTGGTGGGGAAGTTGGTGAGGACTAAGCACAAAAGAAAAGTGTCTTGCCCCCTAGTCATCGACTCTATCAGGACAAAACCCATCAAGTTCAAGAGGAATACATGTGCATACGACTGA
- the LOC100266912 gene encoding sulfite exporter TauE/SafE family protein 3 yields the protein MAGIGSKWWGLRRVALILVTFLGVASVLVSAERTLKQESSSHDGSREVEPGLMTKIVNFLWDPNLSAYEHVWPDMKFGWQIIVGTIIGFFGAAFGSVGGVGGGGIFVPMLTLVIGFDAKSSTAISKCMIMGAAASTVYYNLKLRHPTLDMPIIDYDLALLFQPMLVLGISIGVAFNVIFADWMVTVLLIVLFIGTSTKAFFKGVETWKKETIIKKEAAKRLESNGNGSEDGEYKALPAGPNDGTQRDTNAPKDKEVSIIENVCWKELGLLFAVWVIILGLQIGKNYTSTCSAGYWTLNLLQVPVAVGVSGYEAVCLYKGRRVIASKGEEGTNWKVHNLIFYCGVGVLAGIVGGLLGLGGGFILGPLFLELGIPPQVSSATATFAMTFSASMSVVEYYLLKRFPVPYALYFVAVATVAAFLGQHVVRKLINILGRASLIIFILSFTIFVSAISLGGVGIKDMIEKIEQKDYMGFENLCTYES from the exons ATGGCTGGGATTGGGTCGAAATGGTGGGGTTTGAGAAGAGTGGCGTTGATTCTGGTGACTTTTCTTGGTGTAGCTTCAGTGCTGGTCTCAGCAGAACGAACTTTGAAGCAAGAAAGTTCAAGTCATGATGGGAGTAGAGAGGTTGAGCCCGGTTTGATGACCAAAATAGTGAATTTCTTATGGGACCCAAACCTATCGGCATATGAACATGTGTGGCCG GATATGAAATTCGGCTGGCAAATTATTGTTGGAACAATAATTGGATTCTTTGGAGCAGCTTTCGGAAGTGTAGGAGGTGTTGGTGGGGGTGGCATTTTTGTTCCCATGCTTACTCTGGTTATTGGGTTCGATGCAAAATCATCGACTGCAATTTCGAAAT GTATGATCATGGGTGCGGCAGCCTCGACTGTTTACTACAATCTTAAGCTGAGGCATCCTACACTTGACATGCCTATTATCGACTACGATCTGGCACTTCTATTCCAACCAATGTTGGTGTTAGGGATCAGTATTGGAGTTGCTTTCAATGTGATTTTTGCTGACTGGATGGTTACTGTCTTGCTAATCGTTCTCTTCATAG GCACATCAACTAAAGCCTTCTTCAAAGGTGTAGAGACATGGAAAAAAGAGACCATAATAAAAAAG GAGGCCGCTAAACGCTTGGAATCAAATG GTAATGGTAGTGAAGATGGGGAATACAAAGCTCTACCTGCAGGGCCCAATGATGGCACTCAAAGGGACACCAATGCACCTAAAGATAAAGAG GTCTCTATTATTGAGAATGTGTGCTGGAAGGAACTTGGTTTACTCTTTGCTGTCTGGGTCATAATCCTTGGTCTGCAGATTGGCAAG AACTACACCTCAACTTGTTCAGCTGGATACTGGACATTAAACCTGCTGCAG GTCCCTGTGGCTGTTGGAGTATCGGGATATGAGGCAGTTTGCCTGTATAAGGGACGAAGAGTGATTGCATCCAAGGGAGAGGAAGGCACAAACTGGAAAGTTCACAACCTTATCTTTTACTGTGGTGTTGGTGTTCTGGCTGGAATTGTTGGTGGGCTGCTTGGTCTTGGTGGAGGATTCATCCTGGGTCCACTGTTTTTGGAGCTGGGAATCCCTCCTCAG GTGTCAAGTGCCACTGCTACCTTTGCCATGACATTTTCCGCATCCATGTCTGTTGTGGAGTATTATCTTTTAAAACGTTTCCCAGTTCCCTATG CCCTATACTTTGTTGCTGTGGCAACTGTTGCTGCATTTTTGGGGCAACATGTTGTTAGGAAGCTGATTAACATACTAGGACGAGCATCTTTGATCATCTTCATCCTGTCCTTCACTATCTTTGTGAGCGCAATCTCACTAG GTGGAGTAGGCATAAAGGACATGATAGAAAAGATCGAGCAGAAGGACTACATGGGATTTGAGAACCTCTGCACTTACGAGTCTTAA
- the LOC100265209 gene encoding protein disulfide isomerase-like 1-6 codes for MFAAKPTSRFVYLTVTLLLLLSFFVSITAYETSDGNGDGEDEFEGIEELIALDEEEESQQNQGSHVKSTEAEVIVKAQRIVLELNSDNTKRIIDGNEYVLVLGYAPWCPRSAELMPQFAEAATSLKELGSPLLMSKLDAERHPKTASSLGISGFPTLLLFTNGTSQPYTGGFSSEEIVIWVRKKTGVPVIRINSVTEAEEFLKKHHTFAIGLFKKFVGCEYEEFVKAATSHNEIQFVEVNDIEVAKVLFPNIKPNSLFLGLVKSEMERYTTYEGTFEMDQILDFLDYNKFPLVTILTELNSIKVYSSPVKFQVFVFAKADAFKNLLKLLQDVARKFVSKIMIVYVDITEDNLAKPFLTLFGLEDSEDTIVTAFDNKISSKYLLESDPTPSKIEEFCSGLLQGTLSPHFRSQAIPDNKEESVQIVVGKTFDNLVLSGDKNVLLEVYSPWCIDCETTSKQMKKLAKHFKGLDNLIFARIDASANEHPKLKVDDYPTLLFYKADDKSNPIKLSTKSSSKDLAAFINKNIGVQDQVSKDEL; via the exons ATGTTTGCTGCAAAACCCACCTCAAGATTCGTCTATTTGACTGTCACCCTTTTGCTGTTGCTGAGTTTTTTCGTCTCTATTACTGCCTATGAGAccagtgatggtaacggtgatggtgagGATGAGTTTGAGGGCATTGAAGAGCTTATAGCATTGGATGAAGAGGAGGAATCGCAGCAAAACCAAGGGAGCCATGTGAAGTCGACTGAGGCTGAGGTTATAGTCAAAGCCCAAAGGATAGTACTTGAACTCAACAGTGATAACACCAAGAGGATCATTGATGGGAATGAGTATGTTTTAGTTCTGGGTTATGCGCCTTGGTGCCCCAGAAGTGCGGAGCTCATGCCTCAATTTGCAGAGGCGGCAACATCGCTCAAGGAATTGGGGAGTCCTCTGTTGATGTCCAAACTCGATGCCGAGCGGCATCCTAAAACGGCGTCGTCTCTTGGGATCAGTGGCTTTCCAACTCTGCTTCTGTTCACCAATGGGACTTCTCAACCTTACACTGGTGGCTTTTCTTC GGAAGAAATAGTGATATGGGTAAGGAAGAAGACTGGTGTACCTGTTATCAGGATAAACTCGGTAACTGAGGCAGAAGAGTTTCTTAAGAAGCACCATACGTTTGCTATTGGTTTATTCAAGAAATTTGTG GGATGCGAGTATGAGGAGTTTGTAAAAGCAGCAACTTCTCACAATGAAATCCAGTTTGTTGAAGTGAATGACATCGAGGTTGCCAAAGTTCTCTTCCCTAACATTAAACCTAATAGTCTTTTCCTTGGCCTTGTTAAAAGTGAGATGGAAAGATACACAACATATG AAGGCACCTTTGAAATGGACCAAATACTGGACTTTTTGGACTACAACAAGTTTCCATTGGTTACCATATTGACTGAACTTAATTCTATCAAAGTATATTCGAGTCCTGTCAAATTCCAG GTTTTTGTCTTTGCAAAGGCTGATGCCTTTAAGAATCTTCTTAAGCTTCTACAGGATGTTGCAAGAAAGTTCGTTTCCAAG ATAATGATTGTATACGTTGACATTACTGAGGACAACCTTGCAAAGCCCTTCTTGACTTTGTTTGGGCTTGAAGACTCAGAAGACACTATA GTGACTGCTTTTGATAACAAAATCAGCTCAAAGTATTTGTTAGAGTCAGATCCAACACCAAGCAAAATTGAA GAGTTCTGCTCAGGGCTTCTGCAGGGTACTCTATCACCACACTTCAGATCACAGGCAATACCAGATAAC AAAGAGGAAAGTGTCCAGATTGTTGTGGGAAAGACATTTGATAACTTGGTTTTGAGCGGTGACAAGAATGTCCTTCTTGAG GTATACAGTCCTTGGTGCATTGATTGTGAGACCACGAGCAAGCAGATGAAGAAGTTGGCCAAGCACTTCAAAGGGTTAGATAATCTAATTTTTGCGAGGATAGATGCTTCTGCAAATGAACATCCAAAACTGAAG GTAGATGATTACCCAACACTCTTATTTTACAAGGCGGATGACAAATCAAATCCG ATCAAGCTTTCTACAAAATCTAGCTCAAAGGACTTGGCAGCATTCATCAACAAAAATATAGGAGTCCAAGACCAAGTAAGCAAAGATGAACTATAG